Part of the Aptenodytes patagonicus chromosome 14, bAptPat1.pri.cur, whole genome shotgun sequence genome, CCCGTTTGGATTCATTTTGTGCATTTGGCTTTAGTCGTGGCAGTTCTTGTTCCCATGTGGCAGTTCTGGATTCAGGGTAATCTGAGGATTCTGGCTCCTTAGGCTTCCTGAACTGCAGTGTGTGACCTTCTAAGCTGATGTGTATTGGGGGGGAGTTTCAGaaatttttgcagtgtttttaatagcagtgctgctgttgcagagcttagaggaagctgaagaaggttgtttattttaaaatgcacttgcAGGTAACAACTTGAAACTTGCAAATAACAGTAATAGTTATGTTTGTGATCCGAGAGCATGCATGGTTATCAGAAGAATATGAACTGATTTCTCTGGTGGCCCAGTGTTTTatctgagaagaagaaaaatggtgttttaaaatatgaaggtAGTTTTATGATGATTAAGTTGGTACTAAAACTGCTTGGGATTTGATTTATGTTCTTCCTTAGAACCTCCATTCTGCTGCTGTCACAAGTAATAACTTTCCAGCAAGAAAACCATTGCCAATAGTAACCTCAGCAATAAAAGTTGTAGCTGTCATATTTTTGGATCCGTCTCACAGTTTGTTCAAACAAGGAAGTAAAGCATCTCTGGATACTTGATAGTCCTCTCGtgggaggaagaaaattaaagtcATTACATGCTAGAATTTAAACTACTCAGCCTTGCGCTGTTGCTGCTgtactggaaagctgctgctgagaggGCTGTATTTTCTTGACGTTGGCAGCAGACCGAAAGTTTTCAGCGTGGAAGGTGCTTGCGCATAGatgactgggtttttttcagtcacatTGCTATTGTTTGGATAGGTGttttaaggaagacttttttttctctccagacaAATATAGCTATGGAGCAAAAGTGAGCTGAATTCGGAAACCGACATGACTGGAAAATTGGCATGGCTGAGAGAAATGGCTGCTGGGTTATGCTATTAGAACACCGTGTGCAGGAACTGCTAGCTGGCTGCTCTGAATGTCTAGCatgctttgcaaaagcagaaagcttCAGGAAGTGTTTAGGAATAAATAGGTGCTATATTGAGCTGTCTCTCAAGATACCAGTAGAAGACTGGAGATGTTGTACAACTTCTATCAAAATTAGCCCTTAAATGTGGGGCTTAAGCTAATGTAGATTTGGAGCATGTAAGAAAACCAGAAGCATCATAGAATTactcatttttcttctaaactgAATCAGAAATGCTATAGGCAAAAATTCTTTTTATGAAGGGTGAAATCACAGTTCTCTTGAAGTAATGGCAAAACTTCCATTGGCTTCAGCAAAGCATATTTCTGAAGCATCAGGTTATAGTTCCCCACAACATCTGAAAAccatttaaaagcttttgaaaatgccAAACCCCCCCTGGTGCAGTCCTTAAAAGGCTTTAACATTTGGAATTGCAGGTctaatatttatatttgtgtatTGTAACTGAGTCAGCATCAGGTGACTAAAAATAGCTCGTTCTGAAGAGTTGTATATAACTCAAGTATGAAATTGTGCATCCTTATCCTTTGGAGATTTTCATCTATGAATTCTCACCTCATTGTTCTGTGGTTTTGAGACTTCTAGCTGTGGTCTGTTCTTGATAATGTCTTGAATACACGGGCTTCAGAGGAGAAATCCTGtgaaactgggtttttttcaagtattttttattgtttcattttttcagaatcatgaaaataattcatttgatAAATTGCAATATACTTGTATGATACACATCttcttcattttcagatttgAATTTTGTGAGCCATCTTTTGTTACCGGCAATTGTTTAGAGATTTCTCCGGACTGTACTCAGTATGACCGTGTTTACTGTGGTGCTGGAGTACAGAAGGAACATGAAGACTACATGAAGAACCTGTTGAAAGTTGGGGGAATTCTTGTCATGCCTCTAGAAGAGAAGGTTGAGTGCCTTTCTACTCACGTTTCCCTTTCAGTTACTCTTAATTCGGATCTTGGTTTAGTCAATAGCTCTTCCTTTAGTTTGCCATTCTTGTAGCAGGTTGGAGAAAGCATTAAGTACACCAGTCTTGACTATGAGTGGAAACTGAACTCTTCACTCttcatgatatttaaaaaattcaTAGTTCTACCAGTCTTTCACATATTCTGATCTTTTGTTGTTAATTGCAAATTTACTTTCATGCTGCAGAAAAATGTCAGCAAGAGTTTGTTCAAGTTATATAATCTAGTGTTGTACTTAcggtaaaatacaaaattttacaCCCTAACTGCCTTATGAAAGAGTGTGCAGGTTGTCCCTATTTACAAGTGTCAATGGATTCTTTTTGGTAAAAAGTGGGTAACTGCCCTGTGTGTGAACTCAAGATTGTAATTCAGATTATCTGTTTGGTGTAAAAGTGTGTTGTTTTAATGGGCTTTTATGGCTGAGGTGTAGGTGTCTGACCTCTTACCACTGTCAGGGTGTTTGAGATGAGCAGAGTGCAGAGCTTCTTCCCAGCGAGATGCTGTGCAGTGAGTTAGTGCAGGAGATTTGAGCTGTAGCAGAAATCCAGTGATCTGCAGACTTCCTTCAAGAGTGAACGTTGATCAGTGACTGACATGTTTTCTCAGTGGTCGGACATAGCTGTTCTGGTTCAGAATTGAGGAAGAACTGGGAAATCAGGGTGACCCAAACTGCCAGTGCCCATACTCTGTTGCAACAGATGAAGTTACTTGGGGCTAATCCTGTAAGGAGTTctgaattttctcagaaaaaaactcAGTTCTCCGTATTACCTAACTTCTACTGTTGTAGCTTCTAGTACTCTAACCACTTGTCCAGGCAGAAAagttgtttgttcatttttttgttcaaaaatcTTATTGTAGTTCACACAATGGACAATAATCTCCTTGTTTTGGTTTAGTTGACTAAGATAACTCGTACTGGTCCTTCTGCCTGGGAGACCAAGAAgattcttgctgtttcttttgctcCTTTGATTCAGCCTAACCACGCAGATTCAGGAAAATCAAGGCTTGTTCACTTGCGTGAGTACAGACATTCTTGAGTATGGGGGAGGTTTCTTCTGCTATTTGGCTATAAGCTGCACCTTGCTTCCTTAAATGTAATGTCCCTATGAATCCTTTCAAGGAAAATTACTCTAACTGCTTCCTTCTTTGAACAGTTGTTTAAGTCTTGTGTTGGATCCCAGTCTATCTTTGAGGATCTCTGCAGAGGTCTGGTGCAAGAATCAGAATTGCGTAAAATAGTTTCTAAATACAAATGATTTCTTGTGAAATTGTACCTCAAATTTGTGGGATGTTTGGTCATTGTTTTTGCCCATGCAGACATCTGTTTCAATCCTGAATTGCATACTGTCATGGTTCTCGGGCATTGTGCCATGGTGATGGGAAAATAAGTAGTACCTGTGAACAAACATTGTATCTACTCAAAGGCTCTCACTGCCCAGCAATTCAGAATTATCCTGAACCTGGAACGCTTGAGGGACAGAAGTTGTGTAATTTTTGGTTAGCTCTTTGAAATGCAGGTCGTGCGCAGTGACCTCAATCTTTAGATTAAGACTTCAGTGTAGGGAGGCCTCTTAAGAACACGTGAAGACAGAGATACTTCCATAAACAGATTAGTCAGGCTTTGTTCTTATTCTGGAAAGGTGTCTTTGCATGACAAAAAGCAGCTCAGTAAGCAGTCCATACAGTGCTATAAAGTCCACTAAGTGCATGTTTCAGCATACTTTGTACGGTGGCTTTGTAGTGAGACCTGCATATATattacatgtgatttttttctggttcctTCATTCAGGTCACAGGAATGCTTACTTGTCAGGAgaagacaggggtttttttgtttcatttttaattcattttagtaCATGCACGTGTGTGcgtcaatacatttttttctttatgctgcaTGAGTTATGTTGTGCATTTATGGGCTGGCAGCAAATAAGTGCAGAAGACAGAACAGTCTTCCAAACCATTAATGTGGGAGGTATTTTAATACAATAACTTATTGTATGCTTCTATAATTACTTTTACCAAATGGTTTCTAGCCAGTCTTCACCCACTAAGTCTGAAGTAGTTTTTGAAGAGCATAAATAGTACTCGTTTTATAAGTGAAGAACTTGGCAAAGCTGAAGTAACTTCACAATAGAAAAATCATTTTATGGAAGAGTTAAGTAGACTTCAGGTCTAGTTATCTACGGtaggaaaatagctttttctaagttattaaacatttttagtCACTAAGTCTGCATTCTTATAATCTTTAAGACGTGTATCTTAAAATAATTGGGAGGACTTGACATCAAAATATGAAACTCTTCTTTCATcccattctttttcttcagttaatgagagaaatgcataattaaatttTGTTTGGAAAGTTACAATACAGTTCATCTGAGTTGACAGGAGTTGAATAGAGCTGTTTTTGTAATCACAGTAGGGAATTCAAGTGGCCTGATTTAATTTGAGCAAGTACAACTTTTCCTATGAGTACTCTTGAGGGGAGTTTCTCCATATCTGTTcatggttttcattttgttttagccCCAGTGGCTGTCCGCAGCCTCCAAGATCTGGCTCGCATAGCCATCCGAggaaccattaaaaaaattatacatcAAGAAACAATGAGCAAAAATGGAAATGGGCTGAAGAACCCCCCAAGATTTAAACGAAGACGTGTGCGTCACCGTCGCATGGAAACTATTGTTTTCTTGGACAAAGAGGTCTTCGCTAGTCGTATCTCCAACCCATCAGATGATAACAACAACAGTGAGGATATCGAGGATGAGAgacaagaagaggaggaaactAAACCCTCTGAACTAAAGCCAGATCCCCCTGTAAACTTTTTGAGAGAAAAGGTCTTGAGTCTGCCTTTGCCTGATCCCTTGAAATATTACCTGCTTTATTACAGGgaaaagtaatttccttcttCTAAAAAGTGGGAAGTAGGCAGAAAATAAAGTACCACTTAGGGCTTGACAAATGTATACCACTTGCTTGCCTGCTAATATGACCACCCAAGGCAGTAGGCTAGCTGGGGAATGTGGCTGCTGTATACCTAAACATAAtagctttttaaagttttttttttcttcagttgtgtGCTATAGTTTTATCCTACAGCAGGGATTCCTTAGGAAGCAAGTTGGTGAAATGCTCAGCTGCTTATGGAAAGGAGGATTTAATTCCCTGAAACTAACTGCACAGAGATATTCTAAAAATCTCATGGCTGCTCTACTGAATTGcagtttttaaatattcttaagcAGTTCCCCAAAGACCTTTGCTGTCTGTGCTCTCTTCCGCTAAACCTGCCATGTGTTTACCGTGGTGTGTGTTTAATGGAGGATGAAGATTATTAGTAAAAACTGACCTGGCAAATCTTGTTTCTTCCAGTAATCTGAAAAAGCACAACTTTTACAGACAtgaaaggaaagaatttttgGCATCCGGCCTTGTGGCATCCAGGTTTTGAATGAGAAGGAAAGCATCAGCTCCCCTTTGGTTGGTCTCAGTTTTGCTTATAaactatatataatttttcagtaaaaggTAAAAATGTTTTACGGAATATTGGTTTTCTTAACGGGAAACACCTGTTCTAGTGAATTAGTCTAATAGAGATGCAaagttgtgtgttttgttttgttttttttaaagcgatGGAGGCAAGTGAAGAGTTGCAAAGCCGATTAGCTTTGACAGGATGCTAGGGTAGTCGGGGTTCTGACTGTTGCCTCTGTAAATGTTTACAGAGTAATTCTGAATGGGGAGGAGGGTAGAGAGGAAATGCGTAGCAGTGAGTTTGTGAAAACTGACTGGAAGCAGAATCTGTGGATTTTGCTGTTGTGTGAGGTAACTTACGTCTGCTGGGCTGAACAGAGTGAAGTGCAGAGCGCGAGCCTGAGCGGAGTGGCTTGTGTCCCAGTAATTCAGCCAAATGTAGTTCTGTGGAGGGTATGTAGAACCTGAAAACAGTCTAGAAAGCCAAACTGATGCAGTTTTTAGGTGTTCCTGTGTGTGTGCCCCTGCTGTAGCAAGGTGGCTAGAATACTTGTGTGCACATGGTCCACATATGGTAGGTGAAATGAAGTTGGTTGACTTGGCAGGTTATTTTATGTCTGCAGCAATTAAGTAGATGTTTTAACAGGCTTGTATAGAAGGACTTTACACTCTGCAGTTCTGTGGATGTGAACTCTAATTTTTATTCCCAAGTCTTTCTGTAATGGTGATGGAAGGAGATACCATGTTTAGAAGGGGAAGTTTACTTGGTTCAGCCTGTTTTGAAAAATCTACCTAAACTGGTAAAGGCTGGAAAGAAACCCTTGAGCTTGTACTGATGTGAAATACTCCTAAAGCTGGGGGGATAAAAAGCTCCCTCTCAGTAGGTAATGAAGCTATGTTAAGGCATTGCCCCATCAGAAGCACTTAAGTTGGTATcactttggtattttttttttttttacgctgtCTCCTCATTTTCTGAGGAGGAATGGATGAAGACTGTCTTGCCAAAAATAGCTGGGTTttcggagaagagaaggctccagggagaccttatagcatccttccagtacctgaagggtgcctacaggaaagctggagagggacgttttacaagggcatgtggtgataggacaaggggtaatggctttaaactgaaagcgggtagatttagattagatataaggaagaaattcttcactatgagggtggtgaggcactggcacaggttgcccagagaagttgtggatgccccatccctggaattgttcaaggtcaggttggatgggtctttgagcaacctggtctagtggaaggtgtccctgcccatggcaggggggttggaactaggtgattttaaggtcccttccaacccaaaccattctatggttaaTGGTACTGAGTTGCACAACTTGCTTAATGATAAATAGAGTTTCAAAGTTGTGCGCAGCTTTGAAAATAAACGGATAACTCTTGTACGTCTAAGCCCGAGGTGGAGAATTCTTCCTTGCTTAATAGGCTTTTTGTATGTCTTTGAGATTATCTGGTAATGCGGTGTCATGTGGCTGCTGGCACATAACACAGTCTTAGGCTGCATTTTGCCTCTGGTTTCCTAAGTCTCCACTTCTAGTCTAAACAGTACCCCAAGCTATCTTGCTCcctcagatttttatttctttattttaaatggggCAGTTCTGTGGGCAGTGAGCTGATGGTTTCCTGTAAACATACAAGTATCCATCTTGTAATTCTGGCAACTACAATGAATTTCTCTCTACAAATGAAAATCCTGAATATGGTGGTGAATGGAGGCTTAATAGAATCTACGTGTAATATTTCTCTGTGCTTCCCCAAAGGCTGTCACCTCTGTATTTGTTAGGCATTTCTGCTTAATAGCTCATACCAGGTATGTGCCTTTCTGTGTTGTGGCACAATTTCCGTACCCCTATGTAGTGCAGGGTGCCTCTTTGGCTACCAGGTTGTCCTTCAGTTTGTTAACTACAAAACTTCTTTTAAAGGAGTTGctttaaaaatgacattaaacTTCAGGTTCGTATTAGTAAACCTTGCTGAGATTCTGTTACAGCTGATCAGTTGAGGGAGAATTATCTTTCATTTAGCCCTGTTTGATTTtacccccatcccacccccagtTGTAAAAGATATTTTGTCAGATTTTTCACCggatttgccttttttattacatttgctAGATTTTTGTAGCTTTCTATAAGATGCATAAAATACTGCTATTTTTCCTGGATAAggttgaataaataaatatatatacaggaAATTTATGTTCTAGGTTGTCAAATTGTCCCCTTGTCCAAAAAACCACAGATCCAAACACACCCATAGTAGAAATTTTATGTGTAATATAATTGTGAAATAGTATTGCTTATAGCCTGTAAATGAAGGGGAACTGTAAATACGTTTTCCCTGTGCACAAGCACTTGCACTGTAGTTTTGTATGCATTTCTAATAGAGTAATTGTAGCATAACTGTTCTTGTATAGTCTGTAAGCTGTCTAGGAATTTTACCTGCTTTGATTGTTTCCTTTTGTGTTCGAAGTAGTCTTCGCTTTAATTGTACGTGACTCCGTTTAGGTTTCAATACTGCAGTaaatttgcaaaaagaaattaacttcAAGCTGCTTTAACCATTAGTGTGTAAGTTGAAAAATCTATGTGTAGAAACTAGAGTTAAATTGGCCTGAGGCATGCAAGTGTTACGCaatttaaacttttattaatAAGTGTTTCTGTATCAATAAATTCAGTAAAGACTTTTTAGCCTTCTTAACATGGCTTTGCATCATGTTGTGGTTAGAATACTTTGTAGATAAGTACTTATTTTCATAATTGAAGGTTAAGACACTAGAACACTAGAAAAAGCACTTAATAATATGGTGCAGGTGCATAGTTTTAGATTAATTTGTCAGAATATAATCTCTCAAAAGAAACCTGCCCAGCTCATGATTTTTAAACCTTTATGTAATGGATTTACGCAAGATGTATTTTGGAATTAGCACACACAGCACTGATCTAGATTTAATATATCGGAACAGTTAAAGTGAATTCACTTACCTGGCTGTTAGACCTGTAGACAACAGATATCAAGAGGTCATTTAGTCCATTTCTGTACTTGAAGGAATTGCCTAAACCAAACATGTCAGGAGCTTGTTTAATGCATTCTGAATGGCAGCTCCCCTCTTGTCTCCTGTGCTCTGTTTCAGTGCTTAATTAATGCAGATTTTTTCAGAGCTGGTGTTCAAGGCTTCCATTTCGCTAGTATTGAGAATAGTATTTTGGCTTCAGCTGTAATAGGAAACTGATCATAATAGCAAATACAGCTGTCGCTAGTTAAATGTATGTGTTAACCTTTATTCCACAGGATAATTACCTGTAGTCTGTGTTTCTTCCTGTCATCTGTGTGTATGATAGATGTCCTTCTACCAACTATAACATGAGACTAGTTCAGTGTTAATGTTTTCCTTCACGTGAtgcttgctggaaaaaaaaaaatccttttctgctttggaaagctaTGGATGTGTCATACAAATGGTATCAAGTAAATTAAATTTGTCAGATAATGTTTATGTTCACTTCATAGTAAAATGTACATCACAGTTCCCTGGGAAGTAGTGATGAGCTCTTCAGGGGTCCTACTCCAATGAAATCTTTCTACTGGGGCAGAAGtgatagttaaaaataaaacaaaaaaaagggggggggaacacacctgaaaaacaaaaccaagctgcTTTGCATTCTACTGGTGTAAAAAAGTCTGTCTAGCAGAGGCTGGAAATGCTTAAGCATGGGACACGAGTGTTAATTTTCATTCCTGTTGCTTATGAGTTAACTTTTGGTTCTTGTTCAGAGCTGCACGCTCCTTTTTAAACAATTTGTCATGTTGATGGAAAATAGATAAGTTAATGCAAGAGTAAGGGAACTGTGATTGCTAGTGTTTCATAACATCTCACAAACATCCCATTTGTCATGAAGGGGAGATAAGCAAGGTAGAAGAGGTATGTTTCAAGTTCAAGTGAAGATCTGCTTCCAAGTAAACGTATAGGTTGAAGAACTTGCCTTTTTGCACTCGGATTATTCCCTGGGGTATGGCCACTGTTAAATCTGCTGACTTGGCTAAAGATCCCGTTCCTACAAAGCAGCAGGCAAATACTCATCAATCCTTCCAGAAGCTGTCACCCACCGCACAGCCAGGCGCTGAAATAAGATTCCAAAGACAGTATGTATAGAAACATGGTGGCTGCCTGGCCCAGCTCTCCTGTTAGCAATATAAATAAAcctggaagggattttttttttttgcagatggttGGTTTAGAGCTCGGAGTTTACGCACCAAGATGTAAGTGGAGGCAGAAGGCAAAAGCCTGGTATTTGTAAAGTGGCCAGATGTGCCAGGGAAGATGTTGATGACTTTCCTAAATACTGAAGCATGGTTTGAAGagagcttttttgtttattttcctagAAATACTTCTTTACAGAGCAGCTCCTAAGTAGCTGTGTTACCCTGTCCTAACAGAGTTCAGCATGTTTTGGAAGGAGACAATATGGGAAGTGACCAGGCTGGAAGAACATATGACTTGAAGACTTTGACATAACCTGCATTGTCTTTTGTGATGCATGTGAAGGATGCACTTCTAATCCACTTAACTTCTCAAATTGGAATTAAAAGCTGTCATTCACCTGGAGCAATCTGCTGTCAGCTGCCAATTGTTATATAAAGGCTGAAGCAGATAATTTAGCCTTTTACAGCCTGTTTTTGTGAGAAAGGGTTGGCTGGCCACTAGAGGACACTCTGCTCAAAACCATGAGTTGGGTCCAcaggggggagcggggaggggttCAGCGAACTTGCTTGGATTTCAAAGTGATGTCAGGGCAAACAAACAACAGATTGTCTGAGGACTAGATGCAGAAAACCTGCAGTATAATGCCCTTTTACAACCgggaaaaaatacagcttttaccATCTGTGACATGAAATTTGTAAGtgaaaccccaaaacccaacactCTCTCCCCAAATGCTCGAGTGACAAAGAatctgaagggagaagagaaccGGGGAGGTTTAAATGTCACTTTTGTTAAGTGCTGTTTTGTCACGTTAATTATATTGTAGTTTACAGTATAAAGCAGGTTGATGGGAAACTTTGGTTTGATCTTCCAGGTAATGTGGAATGGTGCCATGTTTGGAATTCCTCAAGTACCTTTATATCTTAATGAGCGTTAATGCCTCACGCTCATGCTAAACCCACACATTTAGGATCTTGTGTAGTAAAAACTTAAAACCTAAAGACAAGCTGTTTTCACTCTGAGCGTCTTTATAATAGTAAAAGGTGATTAATTCAACTGGAAACAATTCCTCCCTTTTGCGTCTCAGTTTTTAT contains:
- the PCMTD2 gene encoding protein-L-isoaspartate O-methyltransferase domain-containing protein 2 → MGGAVSAGEDNDELIDNLKEAQYIRTELVEQAFRAIDRADYYLEEFKDNAYKDLAWKHGNIHLSAPCIYSEVMEALDLQPGLSFLNLGSGTGYLSSMVGLILGPFGVNHGVELHSDVIEYAKQKLDFFIKTSDSFDKFEFCEPSFVTGNCLEISPDCTQYDRVYCGAGVQKEHEDYMKNLLKVGGILVMPLEEKLTKITRTGPSAWETKKILAVSFAPLIQPNHADSGKSRLVHLPPVAVRSLQDLARIAIRGTIKKIIHQETMSKNGNGLKNPPRFKRRRVRHRRMETIVFLDKEVFASRISNPSDDNNNSEDIEDERQEEEETKPSELKPDPPVNFLREKVLSLPLPDPLKYYLLYYREK